The genomic region CCGCGCCCTGGAGGCGGGGGGCGAGGGCGCGGCGGCGGACCTCGTGCGGGTGCTAGGGGCGAAGGCCGAGACCGCCCGCGGGCTCGCGTACCGGCTGTACACGATCTGCGAGCGGAAGAAGCGCGCTCCCGAAGCCCTCGCCTACAACGCCCTCGTCCAGAGCTGGCCCGAGATCGTCCGCTTGGCACGGACAGGGCCCAGCGAACGCGCGGAGACCCGCGAGATGTTCGATGGTGCTGTGAGGGGGAATACATGATTACAGACCTGCACTTGAGGGGCTTCAAGGGATGGGCTGATACTGGCCCACTAAAGTTTGCGCGAATCACGGGTTTCTTCGGGCCGAACAGTTCCGGTAAGAGCGCTCTCATACAAGCGCTTCTAATGTTGAAACAAACAGCGGATTCCCCCGACAGAAACCTTCCTCTCTTCCTGGGCGACGACAGAAGTCTAGTCGAGCTCGGAGGGTTCCATGAGGTCACCCACAGGCACGACACAGAGAGAGGAATTGAATGGGACATATCGTGGCGTCTTCCGAAGCAGATCACGATTACGGATCCGACTGTCCCATCGCGGACTCTGTTCTCTACTGAGCAGCTCTCGCAGTTCGCGCGGGTGACTCAGGGGGGGGCCGGGCTCCGAGTGGAGCGAATGGGCTACAGGATTGACAACCTAGAGCTTGGGATGCAGGCTCGCGAGAAGCAAGGCTACGACCTTTTCCCATCGCGGGCTGAGGGACGAGACTTCCACTTCGTCCGAACCCGTGGACGCGCTTGGCCTCTACCTCCCCCAACGAAGTGCTACGGCTTCCCGCCTGAAGTCAGGGCCTACTACCAGAACGCTCAGTTTCTTGCAGATCTCGAACTGGCAGCTGAACACCTGTGGGGACGGGTCTTCTACCTGGGCCCGCTGCGCGAGTATCCAAGACGGCACTACATCTGGGCAGGGGGCGAGCCTCTCGATGTTGGACGGCGAGGAGAGCGTGTCACTGATGCGCTGCTCTCATCAAGGGCAAGGGGCAAGTACATCTCCCCGGGTCCCAGGAGACATAGGAGGACTCTCGAGGAACAGGTCGCCAGCTCGCTGGCTGATCTCGGGATTGTACATAAATTCGAGATTGAATCAGTAGCAGAAGACGTCCAGATCTACAGGATGATGCTTCAGACCGACAACGGAGGGCCTTTGGTTCCCGTAACAGATGTGGGCTTCGGCGTCTCGCAGGTGCTTCCCGTGATAACCCTATGCTACTACGTCCCGGAGGGCTCGGTGGTAATTCTTGAGCAGCCTGAGATACACCTGCACCCAGCTGTGCAGGCGGGGCTCGCTGATGTTCTGATTGACGCAGTGAAGACGCGCCGCATACAGGTGATCCTGGAGAGCCACAGTGAGCATCTCCTGCGAAGACTGCAGCGCCGAATGGCTGAAGGAAAGATCGATCCCGAGCAGGAGGTTGCGCTGTACTTCGTCCACCGGACTGGGCGGGCTTCTGATATTCAGCGCCTCTTGCTGGATCTCTTCGGACGGATCTCGAACTGGCCACCGGGCTTCTTCGGAGATGACCTTGGCGAGGTTCTTGCCACGCAGGCTGCCATCCTCCGGCAGAAGGGTGCAGATGCGCAGGGTGGTTGATGTCAACGTCCTTGTGGTAGCGAACGAGCGCTGCGACCACGCAACAGAGCGCTGCGTCCTGGCTGTGACTGGGGAGTTAAGCCAGATAGTCAAGAAAGCTAACGAGGGAAGCCTGAAGGTGGTGATTGATGCAGGTGACGAGATCTTGAAGGAGTACGGTCGTCACGCCAGCCGCAGCGGACGCCCGGGCGCAGGGGATTTCTTCTTCAAGTGGCTCTGGGACAGGCAGACAGACCCACACTTCTGTGAGCAAGCCTCCGTGAACCGAGATGCTCAGCGCGGGTACAGCGAGTTCCCCGCAGATCAAGATCTTGCGGCCTTCGACAGAGGGGATCGCATCTATGTTGCAGTAGCGATTGTAAGCGGGGCAGATGTCGTGAACGCCGTCGACACAGACTGGGCTATGTTCGAGATGGCGTTGCGGAAAAACGGTGTTCGCGTGAAGAACCTATGTGCTGACATGCTGCAGCACACAGGAGGAGGTAACAGCCATGGCGACCACAAACCATGAGCGAGTAGGGAAGGCGCTGGAGCTCCTGAAGATCGGACTCGGGCCGTTCATCGAACGTGAGGTGAAGACGCTCTCCGACGACGAGGCGCACAGGCTCGTCGAGCGGCTTTCGGCCGACGAGCGCCTCGCCTCGGGGAAGCCCCTCTCCCAGTGGGACGCCGCGGCTCTCCTCAAGCTGATGTGGGACGGGTGGCAGCCGGTGTTCCGCCGCACGCTCGGTCCAGTGGAGCGAAGCCTCGTCTCGGAACTGCGCGAGATCCGGAACCGCTGGGCTCACCAGGAGGCGTTTTCGAGCGACGACGCGTACCGTGCCCTCGACTCCGTGGAGCGCCTGCTCACGGCGGTATCGGCCCGAGAGGCGGCGGAGGTGGCGAAGATGAAGCGCCAGCTCCTCCGCCAACAGTTCGACGAAGAGGTGCGCGGCGAGAAGCGGCGCGTGGGCGGCTCGCTCGTCGAGGCTGCGGCCACAGGCGCGCTTAGGCCATGGCGCGAGGTCATCTCCCCCCACCCCGACGTGGCGAGCGGCCACTACCAGGAGGCGGAGTTCGCCGCCGACCTGTGGCAGGTCTACCGCGGCGAGGGGAGCGACGAGTACAAGAACCCGGTGGACTTCTTCCGCCGCACCTAC from Candidatus Bipolaricaulis anaerobius harbors:
- a CDS encoding DUF3696 domain-containing protein, translating into MITDLHLRGFKGWADTGPLKFARITGFFGPNSSGKSALIQALLMLKQTADSPDRNLPLFLGDDRSLVELGGFHEVTHRHDTERGIEWDISWRLPKQITITDPTVPSRTLFSTEQLSQFARVTQGGAGLRVERMGYRIDNLELGMQAREKQGYDLFPSRAEGRDFHFVRTRGRAWPLPPPTKCYGFPPEVRAYYQNAQFLADLELAAEHLWGRVFYLGPLREYPRRHYIWAGGEPLDVGRRGERVTDALLSSRARGKYISPGPRRHRRTLEEQVASSLADLGIVHKFEIESVAEDVQIYRMMLQTDNGGPLVPVTDVGFGVSQVLPVITLCYYVPEGSVVILEQPEIHLHPAVQAGLADVLIDAVKTRRIQVILESHSEHLLRRLQRRMAEGKIDPEQEVALYFVHRTGRASDIQRLLLDLFGRISNWPPGFFGDDLGEVLATQAAILRQKGADAQGG